One stretch of Aeromicrobium fastidiosum DNA includes these proteins:
- a CDS encoding alpha/beta fold hydrolase, which translates to MLHHHDHGGTGPAVVLLHAFPLDSGTFDRLVPLLAGRARVVTIDLPGLGRSAVPTENPTMEAAATAVLDVMDALGLGRSVVLGISTGGYAALQLAAQAPERLAGLVLGSTTPHRVEPDVPDERLAVADEIESSGSTEAVADSADEGLGSTAHREQPELVDQLRRTIAAADPAGVAWMARAIAARHDTADVLATFEAPVVLLFGDEDEATPPARGDEMRALRGGLPTRLVVLPETGHLTALESPQEVADVIDDLLRELGGG; encoded by the coding sequence GTGCTCCACCACCACGACCACGGCGGCACCGGCCCCGCCGTCGTCCTGCTGCATGCCTTTCCACTCGACTCCGGGACGTTCGACCGGCTCGTCCCGCTGCTGGCGGGACGAGCGCGGGTCGTGACGATCGACCTGCCGGGTCTGGGCCGCAGCGCGGTGCCCACCGAGAACCCCACGATGGAGGCTGCCGCGACCGCGGTGCTGGACGTGATGGACGCCCTCGGCCTGGGCAGGTCGGTCGTCCTCGGCATCTCGACCGGCGGCTACGCGGCGCTCCAGCTCGCTGCCCAGGCACCAGAACGGCTCGCGGGCCTCGTGCTGGGCAGCACGACACCGCATCGCGTCGAGCCCGACGTGCCGGACGAACGACTGGCCGTTGCGGACGAGATCGAGTCGTCGGGGTCGACCGAAGCCGTCGCCGACAGCGCCGACGAGGGGCTCGGGAGCACCGCCCATCGAGAGCAGCCCGAGCTGGTCGACCAGTTGCGGCGCACGATCGCGGCGGCTGACCCCGCCGGCGTCGCCTGGATGGCGCGGGCGATCGCGGCACGGCACGACACCGCAGACGTCCTCGCAACGTTCGAGGCTCCCGTCGTGCTGCTGTTCGGCGACGAGGACGAGGCCACCCCGCCGGCACGTGGCGATGAGATGCGCGCCCTGCGAGGCGGCCTGCCGACGCGGCTCGTCGTGCTGCCCGAGACGGGCCATCTGACGGCGCTGGAGTCGCCGCAGGAGGTCGCCGACGTGATCGACGACCTCCTGCGCGAGCTCGGCGGAGGCTAG
- the guaA gene encoding glutamine-hydrolyzing GMP synthase: MTPDHDLVLVVDFGAQYAQLIARRVREARVYSEIVPHTMPVDEMLAKNPAAIILSGGPSSVYETGAPQLDAALFDAQTPVFGICYGFMAMAQALGGTVAHTGQREYGRTAVSVLDPGTLLADLPETLTSWMSHGDEVVAAPEGFVVNARSPRATVAAFEHTDRRLAGVQWHPEVLHSEHGQRVLETFLVEIAGCRQTWTSSNIVEEQVELIRAQVGDARVISALSGGVDSAVSTALVQRAIGDQLTAVFVDHGLLRQGEAEQVEKDYVEATGVDLKVVDAKEQFLGFLAGVSDPEEKRKIIGREFIRVFEAAEREVLATPGPPVKFLVQGTLYPDVVESGGGAGTSNIKSHHNVGGLPEDLEFSLIEPLRTLFKDEVRDVGRQLGIPEAIVGRHPFPGPGLAIRIVGAVDEERLTILREADAIVREETTAAGLDGEIWQFPVVLLADVRSVGVQGDGRTYGHPIVLRPVSSEDAMTADWSRLPYEVLERISTRITNEVDEVNRVVLDITSKPPGTIEWE; encoded by the coding sequence CTTGTCCTCGTCGTCGACTTCGGGGCGCAGTACGCCCAGCTCATCGCCCGTCGGGTGAGGGAGGCTCGGGTCTACTCCGAGATCGTCCCGCACACGATGCCGGTCGACGAGATGCTCGCCAAGAACCCCGCCGCGATCATCCTGTCGGGTGGTCCGTCGTCGGTCTACGAGACCGGCGCGCCCCAGCTCGACGCCGCGCTGTTCGACGCGCAGACCCCTGTCTTCGGCATCTGCTACGGCTTCATGGCGATGGCGCAGGCCCTCGGCGGCACGGTCGCGCACACGGGCCAGCGCGAGTACGGACGCACCGCGGTCAGCGTGCTCGACCCGGGCACCCTGCTCGCCGATCTGCCCGAGACGCTGACGTCGTGGATGTCGCACGGCGACGAGGTCGTGGCCGCACCCGAGGGATTCGTCGTCAACGCCCGGTCGCCGCGCGCCACCGTCGCAGCGTTCGAGCACACCGATCGCCGCCTCGCCGGAGTGCAGTGGCACCCCGAGGTGCTGCACAGCGAGCACGGTCAGCGAGTTCTCGAGACGTTCCTCGTCGAGATCGCCGGATGCCGCCAGACGTGGACGAGCAGCAACATCGTCGAGGAGCAGGTCGAGCTGATCCGCGCCCAGGTCGGTGACGCCCGCGTCATCTCGGCGCTGTCGGGCGGCGTCGACTCGGCGGTCTCGACGGCGCTCGTGCAGCGCGCGATCGGCGACCAGCTGACGGCGGTGTTCGTCGACCACGGCCTGCTGCGTCAGGGCGAGGCCGAGCAGGTCGAGAAGGACTACGTCGAGGCCACGGGCGTCGATCTCAAGGTCGTGGACGCCAAGGAGCAGTTCCTGGGCTTCCTCGCCGGGGTGTCCGACCCCGAGGAGAAGCGCAAGATCATCGGCCGTGAGTTCATCCGCGTGTTCGAGGCGGCCGAGCGCGAGGTGCTGGCCACCCCCGGCCCGCCGGTCAAGTTCCTGGTGCAGGGCACGCTCTACCCCGACGTCGTCGAGTCGGGCGGGGGAGCGGGCACGTCCAACATCAAGAGCCACCACAACGTCGGCGGCCTGCCCGAAGACCTCGAGTTCAGCCTGATCGAGCCGCTGCGCACGCTGTTCAAGGACGAGGTGCGCGACGTCGGCCGGCAGCTCGGCATCCCCGAGGCGATCGTCGGACGGCACCCGTTCCCCGGCCCCGGCCTGGCGATCCGCATCGTCGGTGCGGTCGACGAGGAGCGCCTGACCATTCTCCGCGAAGCCGACGCGATCGTCCGCGAGGAGACCACCGCAGCCGGCCTCGACGGCGAGATCTGGCAGTTCCCGGTCGTGCTGCTGGCGGACGTCCGCTCGGTCGGCGTGCAGGGTGACGGCCGTACCTACGGCCACCCCATCGTGCTGCGTCCGGTCTCGAGCGAGGACGCCATGACGGCCGACTGGAGCCGCCTGCCGTACGAGGTGCTCGAGCGCATCTCGACCCGCATCACCAACGAGGTCGACGAGGTCAACCGCGTCGTCCTCGACATCACGAGCAAGCCCCCGGGAACCATCGAGTGGGAGTGA
- a CDS encoding VOC family protein, whose product MPVLGVGGIFFRANDPDALSAWYREHLGVGAGCVAPDSGPPDEWSWQVQGGPIVFAPFGADTDYWHESKQFMLNLRVSDLDGMLASLRAAGVDIITKDEWDSPETGRFARVHDPEGNAIELWEEPVG is encoded by the coding sequence ATGCCAGTGCTCGGAGTGGGCGGGATCTTCTTCCGCGCGAACGACCCGGACGCCCTCAGCGCCTGGTACCGCGAGCACCTCGGCGTCGGTGCCGGCTGCGTCGCTCCCGACTCCGGACCGCCCGACGAGTGGTCGTGGCAAGTGCAGGGCGGCCCGATCGTGTTCGCGCCGTTCGGTGCCGACACCGACTACTGGCACGAGAGCAAGCAGTTCATGCTCAACCTGCGCGTCAGCGACCTCGACGGCATGCTCGCATCCCTGCGCGCCGCGGGCGTCGACATCATCACCAAGGACGAATGGGACTCCCCCGAGACCGGACGCTTCGCGCGCGTCCACGATCCCGAGGGCAATGCGATCGAGCTGTGGGAGGAGCCGGTGGGGTGA
- a CDS encoding SDR family NAD(P)-dependent oxidoreductase, with product MDLGISGRTALVTGGDSGIGWHTARLLLEEGATVVLSDVDQESLDAAAAKLKAPKKRLHAIAADLDSIESILALRDATAEAVGDIDILVQSAGVTGAQGLFHEIDDAGWVDTLTTDLLAPIRLTRAFLPALRSGGWGRIVYLASEDAVQPYDDELPYCAAKAGVLAFAKGLSRTYASEGLLVNCVSPAFISTPMTDAMMEKRAKELGTDTDQAIESFLDEERPYMELGRRGEPEEVASVVAFLCSDRASFVNGSNYRVDSGSVATI from the coding sequence GTGGATCTCGGCATCTCCGGACGCACCGCCCTCGTCACCGGCGGTGACTCCGGCATCGGCTGGCACACCGCACGTCTCCTGCTCGAGGAGGGCGCGACGGTCGTCCTCTCCGACGTCGACCAGGAGTCGCTCGACGCGGCGGCCGCCAAGCTCAAGGCCCCCAAGAAGCGCCTGCACGCGATCGCCGCCGACCTCGACTCGATCGAGTCGATCCTCGCGCTGCGTGACGCGACGGCCGAGGCGGTCGGCGACATCGACATCCTCGTGCAGTCCGCCGGAGTCACGGGCGCGCAGGGACTCTTCCACGAGATCGACGACGCGGGCTGGGTCGACACCCTCACGACCGACCTGCTCGCCCCGATCCGCCTCACCCGGGCGTTCCTGCCCGCGCTGCGCTCCGGCGGGTGGGGTCGCATCGTCTACCTCGCGTCCGAGGACGCCGTGCAGCCCTACGACGACGAGCTGCCCTACTGCGCTGCCAAAGCCGGCGTGCTGGCCTTCGCCAAGGGACTGTCGCGGACGTACGCGAGCGAGGGACTGCTGGTCAACTGCGTGTCGCCCGCGTTCATCTCGACGCCGATGACCGACGCGATGATGGAGAAGCGCGCCAAGGAGCTCGGCACCGACACCGACCAGGCCATCGAGAGCTTCCTCGACGAGGAGCGCCCCTACATGGAGCTCGGCCGCCGCGGCGAGCCCGAGGAGGTCGCCTCCGTCGTCGCGTTCCTGTGCTCCGACCGGGCGAGCTTCGTCAACGGCTCGAACTACCGGGTCGACTCCGGCTCCGTCGCGACGATCTGA
- a CDS encoding DUF4062 domain-containing protein: protein MEKELRELRVFMGSPGDLTDERDALRDLERRLNAMFRARGVRVSIEGWEEVQPDAGAPQELINPLVHDCDVFVGLLNMRWGTPTDNESSGFSEEFNIALRRRTENGTAPAIGMYFRDIDPDRLRDTGPQLEAVLAFKERVEAERLVLHKPFSNADHLTLEVMNFLLPHVLRLADEVSPGAADQREGSSGSTPADDGPKALEAGEAKSDDDSDDTPDELDSAQRQIVSALTSFSSAFSNRVPFDPNARDRVTLAASAFAKDVGTLGSHHVNRLFSNRDKLDLTVGEIEIWYRTFFQNYGAVERDYRIIPIWGVAKPDRLGDRLVTDLGALTSDDDQNVVRGVLRFMTEQQVRPESFWQSSSPGTDADSDSDAEDALVESQTSEHMPARWGVLFERFPGIDSALNYMVAVARPEDAELLTSVAESDTIDDRTRTLIRVAIGAMTGDLSSVAEITPSRYSGNDTTAVRDLVVNSIPQLSAEQCDGLLTASHRTIARAAALQIVSREDVSPQQLKTIFELGSADVERAIVERSRRDPNWSVSQIQELTELDRYGSADLVSRILAATQPREALERKNRDETLSATTWVALTIQDPESYLESARNVLDDTSDWLNERNAPLMEKYAAIAHSTTATARGAACTVLSQAAEVTEADVERVVTELRRDSYVSRISALRALVAMVSRLDADPDRTVPNLGDLSMLDSFRFSDDTGLVLDSPLAGMVAPVWRSSEIQALREASGAWELRQPEMSDTDLEESLYLDSQHLRMAALDQLMSRWNDTQLEELLNRYDDQDRPWWYNIIAALDDRLYGFGRQASNEDGE, encoded by the coding sequence GTGGAGAAGGAATTGCGCGAGTTGCGCGTTTTCATGGGCTCTCCTGGGGACCTGACGGACGAGCGTGACGCGCTCCGTGATCTTGAGCGCCGATTGAATGCGATGTTTCGCGCGAGAGGCGTCCGAGTCTCGATCGAGGGCTGGGAAGAGGTGCAGCCGGACGCGGGCGCTCCCCAGGAATTGATCAACCCCTTAGTCCACGACTGCGACGTGTTCGTCGGTCTATTGAACATGCGCTGGGGCACCCCTACCGACAACGAGTCGTCCGGGTTCTCCGAGGAGTTCAACATCGCTCTGAGACGCCGGACGGAGAACGGGACTGCGCCGGCGATCGGTATGTACTTCCGCGACATCGACCCAGACCGCCTGCGGGATACGGGACCGCAGCTCGAGGCGGTGCTTGCGTTTAAGGAGCGTGTCGAGGCAGAGCGGCTGGTCCTGCATAAGCCATTCAGTAACGCCGATCACCTCACTCTGGAGGTAATGAACTTCCTACTGCCGCACGTGTTGCGGTTGGCCGACGAGGTGTCACCCGGCGCGGCGGATCAGCGTGAAGGCTCATCGGGATCGACGCCTGCGGACGATGGACCCAAGGCTCTGGAGGCGGGCGAGGCCAAGAGCGATGACGACTCGGACGACACGCCCGATGAGTTGGACTCGGCTCAGCGTCAGATCGTGTCCGCGCTGACCTCATTCTCGAGCGCGTTCTCGAATCGCGTCCCGTTTGACCCGAATGCGCGCGATCGAGTGACGTTGGCCGCGTCGGCGTTTGCAAAAGACGTCGGGACTCTCGGGTCGCATCATGTTAATCGGCTATTCAGTAATCGCGACAAACTTGATTTGACGGTCGGCGAAATTGAGATCTGGTACCGAACGTTCTTCCAGAATTACGGCGCGGTTGAGCGTGACTACCGCATCATTCCGATCTGGGGTGTGGCCAAGCCTGACCGGTTGGGCGACCGATTGGTCACCGACTTGGGCGCCTTAACGTCCGACGACGACCAGAATGTCGTGCGAGGAGTCTTGCGGTTCATGACTGAACAACAGGTTCGCCCGGAGTCGTTCTGGCAGTCAAGCTCACCCGGCACGGACGCCGACTCAGACTCCGACGCCGAAGATGCCTTGGTCGAGTCGCAGACGTCGGAGCACATGCCAGCTCGGTGGGGCGTGTTATTCGAGAGGTTCCCAGGTATCGACTCGGCGCTCAACTACATGGTCGCGGTCGCGCGTCCTGAGGACGCAGAACTTCTCACGAGTGTGGCCGAATCGGACACGATCGATGACCGAACCCGGACTCTGATTCGGGTCGCCATCGGTGCGATGACTGGCGACTTGTCATCGGTTGCCGAGATCACACCGTCTAGATACAGCGGCAACGACACAACTGCGGTCCGCGACCTTGTCGTCAACTCAATCCCTCAGTTATCGGCTGAGCAGTGTGATGGCTTGTTGACAGCAAGTCATCGCACGATCGCTCGTGCGGCGGCCCTGCAGATCGTTAGCCGCGAAGACGTTTCACCACAGCAGTTGAAGACGATCTTCGAGCTTGGATCTGCCGACGTTGAGCGAGCCATCGTTGAGCGATCGAGGCGTGACCCCAACTGGAGCGTCTCGCAAATTCAGGAACTAACCGAGCTCGATAGATACGGGTCGGCGGACTTGGTTAGTCGCATCCTGGCAGCGACCCAGCCACGAGAAGCCTTGGAACGCAAGAATCGCGACGAGACGCTCAGCGCAACGACCTGGGTCGCCCTGACGATCCAGGATCCAGAGAGTTACCTCGAATCAGCGCGCAACGTTTTGGACGACACCTCTGACTGGCTAAACGAGCGCAATGCACCGCTGATGGAGAAATACGCGGCGATCGCCCACAGCACAACTGCAACGGCGAGAGGCGCGGCATGTACCGTGCTGTCGCAAGCCGCCGAAGTCACCGAGGCAGATGTTGAGCGTGTCGTCACGGAGCTTCGGCGCGACTCCTACGTGTCCCGCATCTCTGCTCTCCGGGCACTAGTGGCGATGGTTTCGCGGCTGGACGCGGATCCTGACCGTACCGTGCCGAATCTCGGCGACCTCTCAATGCTTGATAGCTTCAGGTTCTCGGACGACACGGGCCTCGTTCTGGACAGCCCGTTGGCGGGAATGGTCGCGCCTGTATGGCGCAGTAGCGAGATCCAAGCACTGCGCGAAGCGAGCGGAGCATGGGAGCTTCGTCAGCCCGAGATGTCAGACACAGACCTAGAGGAGTCTCTGTACCTAGACAGCCAGCACCTCCGGATGGCTGCGCTGGATCAGTTGATGTCGCGTTGGAACGATACGCAACTTGAAGAGTTGTTGAATCGCTACGACGATCAGGACAGGCCGTGGTGGTACAACATCATCGCCGCGTTGGACGACCGACTTTACGGGTTCGGCCGCCAGGCCAGCAATGAAGACGGTGAGTGA
- a CDS encoding CPCC family cysteine-rich protein, which yields MHPCPCRGYRTLPGQGDYDLCPVYWWEDEGLETKRAMCFQPAPRSSAQQDVGTRVLRQRRHSPSSLLAWRPNP from the coding sequence ATGCATCCGTGTCCCTGCCGCGGCTATCGAACCTTGCCTGGCCAGGGCGACTACGACCTCTGCCCTGTGTACTGGTGGGAGGACGAAGGCCTCGAGACGAAACGGGCGATGTGCTTCCAGCCCGCACCGCGGTCATCTGCCCAGCAGGACGTCGGCACAAGAGTCCTCCGACAAAGGCGTCACTCACCGTCTTCATTGCTGGCCTGGCGGCCGAACCCGTAA
- a CDS encoding DMT family transporter translates to MTDTLSRFRVDLLLFLVAVSWGSTYLVAKELVTPESVVALLAVRMLLAAGVMAAVVAARRSRVSAAELRVGVTVGLLLAAVFVFETFGIAHTSATNAGLIISLTIVLTPMLDSAVTGRRLPGRFFVAAVTAVAGVALLAGNGALAAPNLGDGLILIAAIARAVHVTSMHRLTDGKPMDSLHLTTVQLATCAVVFSVASLVHGESVPSYVGRFDGTDAMLLLYLVLVCTVFAFFVQIWAVRRTSPSRVSLLLGTEPVWAAVIGVAVAHDSIAVTGLCGIALILAGTAWGRAIEQKDRLSKPERQLVTAP, encoded by the coding sequence GTGACCGACACCCTGAGCCGCTTCCGCGTCGACCTGCTGCTGTTCCTCGTGGCGGTGTCGTGGGGCTCGACGTATCTCGTCGCCAAGGAGCTCGTCACCCCGGAGTCCGTCGTGGCGCTGCTCGCTGTTCGGATGCTGCTGGCCGCGGGCGTGATGGCTGCCGTCGTGGCGGCGCGCCGCAGCCGGGTGTCGGCCGCCGAGCTGCGGGTCGGCGTGACGGTGGGTCTGCTGCTGGCCGCGGTGTTCGTGTTCGAGACGTTCGGGATCGCCCACACGTCGGCGACCAATGCGGGTCTCATCATCAGCCTCACGATCGTGCTCACCCCGATGCTCGACTCGGCCGTCACCGGCCGACGGCTGCCTGGCCGCTTCTTCGTCGCTGCCGTGACCGCGGTCGCCGGCGTGGCGCTCCTCGCCGGCAACGGCGCGCTCGCTGCGCCGAACCTCGGAGACGGGTTGATCCTCATCGCCGCGATCGCCCGCGCCGTCCACGTCACGTCGATGCACCGGCTGACGGACGGCAAGCCGATGGACTCGCTGCACCTCACGACGGTGCAGCTGGCGACGTGCGCGGTGGTGTTCTCGGTGGCCTCGCTGGTGCACGGTGAGTCGGTGCCGTCCTACGTGGGTCGGTTCGACGGCACCGACGCGATGCTGCTGCTGTACCTCGTGCTGGTCTGCACGGTGTTCGCGTTCTTCGTGCAGATCTGGGCTGTCCGGCGCACGTCACCGTCGCGGGTCAGCCTCCTGCTCGGCACCGAGCCGGTGTGGGCGGCCGTCATCGGTGTGGCGGTCGCCCACGACAGCATCGCCGTGACCGGGTTGTGCGGCATCGCCCTGATCCTCGCCGGCACAGCCTGGGGCCGCGCGATCGAACAGAAGGACCGCCTGTCCAAGCCGGAGCGCCAACTGGTTACCGCCCCTTAA
- a CDS encoding LysR family transcriptional regulator: MELGQLRALRALGERGSIAAVAAAMHVTPSSVSQQISALQRQSPVPLTFKDGRRTALTDAGRALAAAAIDVDVALERARQAVTSFQDEPSGPVSVAAFHSAGLAVFGPLIAGLSGPGNPHVHLSDFDVAQEHFPALTADHDLVLAHRLVGSPTWPATVRPEPLLFEPLDIAVRRDHPLAAKASIEPADLREARWVAVHEGFPLEQAVTVIAGIGGGEADVIHRINEFRVAAAVVSASGCIALMPRYTSDLREHPDLVLRPLSHPGLGRHIDCLARPETLERATVKAVLAQIKTIATALTQAV; the protein is encoded by the coding sequence ATGGAACTCGGACAGCTGCGCGCCCTCAGGGCACTGGGCGAACGCGGCAGCATCGCCGCCGTCGCAGCCGCGATGCACGTCACGCCCTCCTCGGTCTCCCAGCAGATCAGCGCCTTGCAGCGACAGTCGCCCGTGCCCCTGACGTTCAAGGACGGACGACGTACCGCCCTGACCGATGCCGGTCGCGCGCTCGCCGCAGCCGCGATCGACGTCGACGTCGCACTGGAGCGCGCCCGTCAGGCCGTCACGAGCTTCCAGGACGAGCCGTCGGGGCCCGTGTCAGTCGCGGCGTTCCACAGCGCGGGCCTGGCGGTGTTCGGTCCGCTCATCGCTGGCCTGTCCGGGCCCGGGAACCCCCACGTCCACCTGAGCGACTTCGACGTCGCGCAGGAACACTTCCCGGCGCTCACCGCCGACCACGACCTCGTCCTCGCGCACCGGCTCGTCGGCAGCCCGACGTGGCCGGCGACCGTCCGGCCCGAACCTCTGCTGTTCGAGCCCCTCGACATTGCCGTCCGACGCGACCACCCCCTCGCGGCCAAGGCATCGATCGAGCCCGCGGACCTTCGCGAGGCCCGGTGGGTCGCGGTGCACGAGGGATTTCCGCTCGAGCAGGCCGTCACCGTCATCGCCGGCATCGGCGGGGGCGAGGCGGACGTCATCCACCGCATCAACGAGTTCCGCGTCGCCGCGGCCGTCGTCTCGGCGAGCGGCTGCATCGCGCTGATGCCCCGTTACACATCCGACCTGCGCGAGCACCCCGACCTCGTGCTCCGCCCGCTGTCACACCCCGGCCTCGGCCGCCACATCGACTGCCTGGCCCGCCCGGAGACGCTCGAGCGCGCGACCGTCAAGGCCGTCCTCGCGCAGATCAAGACCATCGCGACAGCCCTGACTCAGGCGGTCTGA
- a CDS encoding HNH endonuclease signature motif containing protein yields the protein MATTAAVAIDVLTDVARERARGEFRELAVMLEFRDRELERIEAEAESPMKRFVERGAIALAIGEAMGFSEGQVQHRLSFADTVRDQSPTTWDAFGQGRVDLARVREIGHTISQLKRAESVHRLDTRVVEYAETHTVAELRAWLKRFVRRVEADLATERAEDERAKRHVSVQHGDDSMGYLNAYLASHELAAIADRLRKEARRPAAPGDERTVAQREADLVVAWLLGSDAAETVVDANIGVTIDADVLAGANPGFAESTDGTWGVPAAWIAAVIASGSTFWHRIVVDPVSDDVLAHEYVGRFAPDVLNIALRFLYGTCQGPGCMVPAERCDMDHREPWPEGPTTGDNLGPLCRRHHTYKGHGLLHWSTRPQPASPAA from the coding sequence ATGGCCACCACTGCAGCTGTTGCGATCGACGTCTTGACTGACGTCGCGCGTGAGCGTGCGCGGGGTGAGTTTCGTGAGCTGGCGGTGATGCTGGAGTTCCGTGATCGTGAGCTCGAGCGGATCGAGGCGGAGGCCGAGTCGCCCATGAAGCGGTTCGTCGAGCGTGGCGCGATTGCTCTGGCGATCGGTGAGGCGATGGGTTTCAGCGAGGGGCAGGTGCAGCACCGGTTGTCGTTCGCCGACACCGTCCGCGACCAGTCGCCCACCACGTGGGACGCCTTCGGCCAGGGGCGTGTCGATCTGGCGAGGGTGCGGGAGATCGGGCACACGATCAGCCAGCTCAAGCGGGCCGAGTCCGTGCACCGTCTCGACACCCGCGTCGTCGAGTACGCCGAGACCCACACCGTCGCCGAGCTGCGGGCCTGGCTCAAGCGGTTCGTCCGACGGGTCGAGGCAGACCTGGCCACAGAACGCGCTGAGGACGAGCGGGCCAAGCGGCACGTCTCGGTCCAGCACGGTGACGACTCGATGGGATACCTCAACGCGTACCTGGCGTCGCACGAGCTCGCTGCGATCGCCGACCGGCTCCGCAAGGAAGCCCGTCGTCCCGCCGCTCCTGGTGATGAGCGGACTGTCGCGCAGCGCGAGGCTGATCTGGTGGTCGCGTGGCTCTTGGGATCGGATGCCGCCGAAACCGTGGTCGACGCGAACATCGGCGTGACCATCGACGCGGACGTGCTGGCTGGGGCGAATCCCGGGTTTGCGGAGTCCACCGACGGCACTTGGGGTGTTCCGGCTGCGTGGATCGCAGCGGTGATCGCGTCCGGGTCGACGTTCTGGCACCGAATCGTTGTCGATCCGGTCAGTGACGACGTCCTCGCGCACGAATACGTCGGTCGGTTCGCGCCTGACGTTCTCAACATCGCGCTTCGGTTCCTCTACGGGACGTGTCAGGGGCCCGGGTGCATGGTGCCGGCTGAACGTTGCGACATGGATCATCGAGAACCTTGGCCCGAAGGACCCACCACGGGTGACAATCTCGGGCCACTGTGTCGAAGACACCACACGTACAAGGGACATGGACTCCTGCATTGGAGCACCAGACCTCAGCCGGCGAGCCCGGCAGCCTGA
- a CDS encoding NAD(P)/FAD-dependent oxidoreductase codes for MSADYDYLIIGGGMTADTAAKGIREKDADGTIGILGEESTAPFPRPALSKKLWTDDEFTEDDAALDTADETGATLHLDSRVDTIDREAKRVTTSTGDAYGYGKLLIATGGHPRQISGLAPSDRVIYYRTLEHYHRLRAAVGDHPHVAVVGGGYIGTEIAAALVQNGSQVTLIHPDDVLGSRTFPAAIADEIDAMFVDAGVTVHGGAKVEGGTSSPQGVRLELSDGTTVLADLAVIGLGIEPSGTLARRAGLETSSDGGIVVDERLSTADPDVFAAGDVAEYPDAILGRRRVEHVDNANEMGAAAGRILAGSDEVYDHTPMFYSDLFDAWYEAVGTLDASLRTEVVDKQDGGKVVYYVDDDEVVGVLMWKVGDGVEPAKKVLAAHTVPDSFTDLI; via the coding sequence ATGAGCGCTGACTACGACTACCTGATCATCGGCGGCGGCATGACCGCCGACACCGCCGCCAAGGGCATCCGCGAGAAGGACGCCGACGGCACGATCGGCATCCTCGGCGAGGAATCGACCGCGCCGTTCCCGCGTCCGGCGCTGTCGAAGAAGCTGTGGACCGACGACGAGTTCACCGAGGACGACGCGGCCCTCGACACCGCGGACGAGACGGGTGCCACGCTGCACCTGGATTCACGGGTGGACACGATCGACCGCGAGGCCAAGCGGGTCACGACCAGCACGGGCGACGCGTACGGCTACGGCAAGCTGCTGATCGCGACGGGCGGCCACCCGCGCCAGATCTCCGGCCTCGCACCCAGTGACCGGGTCATCTACTACCGCACGCTCGAGCACTACCACCGCCTGCGGGCGGCTGTGGGCGACCACCCGCACGTCGCGGTGGTCGGCGGCGGCTACATCGGCACCGAGATCGCGGCGGCGCTGGTGCAGAACGGCAGCCAGGTGACGCTGATCCACCCCGACGACGTCCTGGGGTCGCGCACCTTCCCCGCCGCCATCGCCGACGAGATCGACGCGATGTTCGTCGACGCCGGCGTGACGGTGCACGGCGGCGCGAAGGTCGAGGGCGGAACGTCGTCGCCGCAGGGCGTCCGGCTCGAGCTGAGCGACGGCACGACGGTGCTCGCCGACCTCGCAGTGATCGGCTTGGGCATCGAGCCCTCCGGCACCCTCGCGCGGCGCGCGGGCCTCGAGACGTCGTCGGACGGCGGCATCGTCGTCGACGAGCGGCTCAGCACGGCCGATCCCGACGTGTTCGCGGCCGGAGACGTCGCGGAGTACCCCGATGCGATCCTGGGTCGCCGTCGCGTCGAGCACGTGGACAACGCCAATGAGATGGGCGCGGCCGCCGGCCGCATCCTGGCCGGGTCGGACGAGGTCTACGACCACACGCCGATGTTCTACTCCGACCTGTTCGACGCCTGGTACGAGGCGGTCGGCACGCTCGACGCGAGCCTGCGCACCGAGGTTGTCGACAAGCAGGACGGGGGCAAGGTCGTCTACTACGTCGATGACGACGAGGTCGTGGGCGTGCTGATGTGGAAGGTCGGCGACGGCGTCGAGCCGGCCAAGAAGGTGCTGGCCGCGCACACCGTGCCCGACTCGTTCACCGACCTGATCTAG